The DNA segment GACGGTGCAGCCATGCGCCAGGCGATGCAGGCCGAACATTTCGACGTCGTGGTGCTGGATCTCATGCTGCCCGGCGAAGACGGTTTGTCGCTGTGCCGCTGGCTACGCGCCGAATCGGATATTCCGATCCTGATGCTCACTGCCCGCTGCGAACCCACCGACCGCATCATCGGCCTCGAACTCGGCGCCGACGACTACATGGCCAAGCCGTTCGAGCCGCGCGAACTGGTGGCGCGCATCCAGACGATTCTGCGCCGCGTGCGCGACGACCGCAGCGAACAGCGAGCCAATATCCGTTTCGATAACTGGCGCCTGAACAGCGTCATGCGCCAGTTGATTGCCGACAATGGCCTGGTGGTGCCGCTGTCCAACGCTGAATTCCGCCTGCTCTGGGTGTTTATCGAACGTCCGCGCCGGGTGCTCAGCCGCGAACAATTGCTCGACGCCGCCCGCGGCCGCTCGATCGAAGCATTCGACCGCAGCATCGATTTGCTGGTGTCGCGCCTGCGGCAGAAACTCGGCGATGACCCGAAAGCGCCACATCTGATCAAAACCGTGCGCGGTGAGGGTTATCTGTTCGACGCACGGGACATCGGCTGATGCGGGCGCGCTTCGACACACTGTTCGGGCGCCTGTTCGGCGTGCTATTCGTGGCGATCGTCCTCGCGCACCTGCTGGCGTTCACCTGGTTCCGCCTGTACGGCCCGCCCCCGCCTCCACCACCGCCGGAGTTTTCCCAAGGTGCGGAGGGGCAACAGTCGCCGCCCGACGCGCGTTACCCGCACCGCCCGCCGCGCCCATGGTTCGGTGGCCCGGTGGTGCCGCTGACGTTTCAGTTCATTACCTTGATGATCGCGGCGTGGTACGGCGCCAAACTGCTCAGCCGCCCGATTCAGCGTCTGAGCGATGCCGCCGAACGCCTCAGCGAGGATCTCGACAGCCCGCCACTCGACGAGTCCGGCCCACGCGAAGCGCGACAAGCGGCCTCCACCTTCAACCTGATGCAACGGCGTATTCGCGAACAAGTCCAGCAACGCGCCCGCATGCTCGGCGCCGTCTCCCACGACCTGCGCACGCCGCTGTCACGACTGAAACTGCGTCTGGAAAACATCAGCGACGAAAAGCTTCAGGGCCAGATGCGTCAGGATCTGGACGACATGATCAGCATGCTCGACGCCACCCTCACCTACCTCCACGAACAGCGCATCAGCGAAGCCGTGCAACTGATGGACGTGCAGGCGCTGGTCGAGTCGCTGTGCGAAAACGCCCAGGACCAGGGTGCCGACGTGCAAGTCAGTGGTCATTGCGCCCCGTTGCCGGTACAGCCGATGGCACTGCGTTCGTGCCTCAACAACCTGCTCGACAACGCCCTGCGATACGCCGGCCAGGCGCGCATCGAACTGCACGATCACCACGAACAAGTGCAGATCCACGTAATCGACCATGGCCCGGGGATTGCCGAAAACCAGCGTGAAGCCGTGTTCGAGCCCTTTTACCGACTGGAAGGCTCACGCAACCGCAACTCCGGCGGCGTCGGCCTGGGCATGACCATTGCTCGCGAAGCTGCACAGCGTTTGGGTGGGCAGTTGAATCTGGAAGAAACCCCGGGGGGCGGCCTGACTGCGGTGATTCGCCTGCCGCGGACCTGAAAACACAATGCTCCCCGGTAGAACGTAGAAGTATCTGGATATGGCGGCTTGAGTTGAGCCGGCTGTTGCGGTCAGCCAATGAAAAGCCCCCTCACCCTAGCCCTCTCCCAAAGGGAGAGGGAACTGACCGGGGTGATTGGGAGAGTTATGCCGACCCGAAATACCGAGTCGTACTCAATTTCCAAAGCCAACGCAGATCGGCTCCCTCTCCAGGGGGAGAGGGCTGGGGTGAGGGGCAGCCACACCAACAATCCAAAGCCAACCACCCGCTTCTAACCACTCATTACAATGAGCGCCAGCTCGAGTGCCCTTGATCTTGCCTAACCAGCGACATCGGAAGGCTGAGCGGAGGGATTGATCCGGGCGTGGGAGCGCAGCGACCGTCTGGCGCAGCCAGACACAGCGGAAGGAGGTGCAGCGAAGCAAACCGTAGCCGCTGCGCCCGGATCGATCCCGCAGCGAAGGGACCCGAGCCTGCGAGGGCCGAACGCAGGAGCAAAGCCTTTTGGTTCCTTTTTGGCGTCTGAAAAAGGGACTCGCCGTAAGGGCGAAACCGCCAGCCGCAACACCCGCAGCAACGGATATTCACCCAAAACACCAAGAGCCTGGTCGGCCCAGAGGCCGCCAAGGCCAAGAAAAAAACGACCTACCGCCGCTCCTCGACCCGCCCCTGACTCTTGCTCCAGTCCGTCAACAAACTATAAGCCACCGCCAACAACGTCGGCCCGATAAACAACCCGATAAACCCAAACGCAATCAACCCGCCAAATACCCCAAGCAACACAATCACCAGCGGCAGGTTCCCCCCGCGACTGATCAGATACGGCTTGAGCACGTTGTCCACACCACTGATGATGAACGTGCCCCAGATTCCCAGAAACACCGCCATCCCGTACTCGCCCTTCCAGGCCAGCCAGGCCGTGGCCGGCACCCACACCAGCGGTGGCCCCATCGGAATCAGACTGAGCAGAAAGGTCACGATCCCCAGCACCAGCGCGCCCGGTACCCCGGCAATCAGAAATCCGATCAACGCCAGAACCGCCTGCGCCGCCGCTGTACCGATCACCCCGTTGACCACCCGCTGCACCGTACCCGCCACCAGTTCGATGTAATAGCCGGCACGCTCGCCGATCAAGCGTTCCAGCAGACTGTGCACGAACGCCGCCAGCCGTGGCCCGTCACGGTAGAAAAAGAACACGAAGACAATACTCAACGTCAGCTCGAGAATACCGCCGCCGATCTGCGCACTGCGCGCCAGCAGCCAGTTACCGACCTGCCCCAGATAAGGCTTTATCGACACCATCAGCGCCGCGCCCTGCTGATCGATGCTGTTCCACAACCCCACCAGCCGTTCCCCCACAAACGGCAAAGCCCCGAGCCAGTCCGGCGCCTCCAGCAGCCCGTCGACCTGCACATCCTTGATGAATGCGGTGGCATCGCGCACATGATCGGCAAGATTGAAGCCCAGCCAGACCAGCGGCGCGGCTACCAGCAGCATCCAGCCCAGGGTCAGAATGGCCGCGGCCAGCGACTCACGGCCATTGAGCCAGCGCGTCAACAGGCGCATCAGCGGCCAACTGGCGAACGCCAGCACCGCGCCCCAGAACAGCGCCGACCAGAACGGCGCCATTACCCACAGGCTGGCCCCGAACAGCACCAGCAGGAGGATTTGCACCAGCAGGCGATCGTTATTGAGCATGTGAGATCTCGGAAAAATCAGTCAGGCAAAGAGTAGGCGAACACGCCGTGCATGTTCGCCCGGTAGCTTATCGCAACAGGTCGATGCGCAGACCTTTGCCTTCGACAGTGCCGGTTTCCATGCGCGCCGCTCGCACTCCCTGACTGATCAGCGCCTGACGCCACGCTTCGGCCTTGGGCCCGGACAGCGTCACGCGCAACGTGGTATCGAGGTTGAGGCCACGGGAGATCAGCCTTAGCCAGGTATCATCCGGGGCATCGACGCGGTCCGGGAAATCCAGCTCGCCGGTGCTTTTGAGTTGGCGCAGCAGGGTTGCCGAGGTCGGCAGCAATTCGCCCAGTGGCGCCTGCGCCTCGAACTGCTCGACATGCAGATAGGCTTTGCGGTTGCCGCGAGTGATGCTGTACAGCGCCACCAGTGTGTTGTCCCGCGGTGCGGCCAGGCGCAACAGCAGATACGCCTGTTGCTCGTCGGCGCCATACAGTTTGGCGTTGCCGAATACCTCGTTGGCCCACAGGCTGCTTTCACCGCAATCACGCGCCTGACACCAGAACAGCAACTCGGCGTCCTGTTTTTGCAGGGCCTTGCGCGCCTCGGTGAAGGCTTCGGTGGCGGAATGTTCGGGCGGCAACTCGTAGGTGACCGCCGTGGTCTGGCCGCGTGCCGTGATCTGGCCGTCGAAGCGCAACTGGCCGCTGATCTTGCGGATCGAACCCAGCGGGTAGATCCGCTCAAGCTCGACTGGCGGGCGATAGTCGACGATCTGCGCGTCGGCCAGACGCGGCACGATCGGCAAATCCTGACTGCCCGGCACGTCGGCGGCGAACGAAACGGTGCTGAAACAACACAGTGCCCACAGACTGATTAAGCGCATCGTCAGGCTCATCGGATCGGCATGACTGGGTGATTCGGGGTCGCAGCGGTGTAGAAATCCATTGTTGTCGTCTCCCATTTCAACCCGACCAGCCTCGACAGTTGCCCGCTGCAAGTCAAGGAATGGCGAAGAAGCGATTGAAACAGTCTGCGACAAGATCCGCGCCGGCCTCATCGTTGAGGTGCAAATGATGC comes from the Pseudomonas granadensis genome and includes:
- a CDS encoding response regulator, which translates into the protein MHTTQTPLMDEPKDDKRWSIRALIVDDDVPIRELMIDYLARFNIHASGVTDGAAMRQAMQAEHFDVVVLDLMLPGEDGLSLCRWLRAESDIPILMLTARCEPTDRIIGLELGADDYMAKPFEPRELVARIQTILRRVRDDRSEQRANIRFDNWRLNSVMRQLIADNGLVVPLSNAEFRLLWVFIERPRRVLSREQLLDAARGRSIEAFDRSIDLLVSRLRQKLGDDPKAPHLIKTVRGEGYLFDARDIG
- a CDS encoding sensor histidine kinase, with the protein product MRARFDTLFGRLFGVLFVAIVLAHLLAFTWFRLYGPPPPPPPPEFSQGAEGQQSPPDARYPHRPPRPWFGGPVVPLTFQFITLMIAAWYGAKLLSRPIQRLSDAAERLSEDLDSPPLDESGPREARQAASTFNLMQRRIREQVQQRARMLGAVSHDLRTPLSRLKLRLENISDEKLQGQMRQDLDDMISMLDATLTYLHEQRISEAVQLMDVQALVESLCENAQDQGADVQVSGHCAPLPVQPMALRSCLNNLLDNALRYAGQARIELHDHHEQVQIHVIDHGPGIAENQREAVFEPFYRLEGSRNRNSGGVGLGMTIAREAAQRLGGQLNLEETPGGGLTAVIRLPRT
- a CDS encoding AI-2E family transporter, translating into MLNNDRLLVQILLLVLFGASLWVMAPFWSALFWGAVLAFASWPLMRLLTRWLNGRESLAAAILTLGWMLLVAAPLVWLGFNLADHVRDATAFIKDVQVDGLLEAPDWLGALPFVGERLVGLWNSIDQQGAALMVSIKPYLGQVGNWLLARSAQIGGGILELTLSIVFVFFFYRDGPRLAAFVHSLLERLIGERAGYYIELVAGTVQRVVNGVIGTAAAQAVLALIGFLIAGVPGALVLGIVTFLLSLIPMGPPLVWVPATAWLAWKGEYGMAVFLGIWGTFIISGVDNVLKPYLISRGGNLPLVIVLLGVFGGLIAFGFIGLFIGPTLLAVAYSLLTDWSKSQGRVEERR
- a CDS encoding DUF4892 domain-containing protein, coding for MRLISLWALCCFSTVSFAADVPGSQDLPIVPRLADAQIVDYRPPVELERIYPLGSIRKISGQLRFDGQITARGQTTAVTYELPPEHSATEAFTEARKALQKQDAELLFWCQARDCGESSLWANEVFGNAKLYGADEQQAYLLLRLAAPRDNTLVALYSITRGNRKAYLHVEQFEAQAPLGELLPTSATLLRQLKSTGELDFPDRVDAPDDTWLRLISRGLNLDTTLRVTLSGPKAEAWRQALISQGVRAARMETGTVEGKGLRIDLLR